One window of the Streptomyces asoensis genome contains the following:
- a CDS encoding DUF7455 domain-containing protein: MTTVLTPASPLTAADRCDRCGAQAYVRVVLLSGGELLFCAHHGRKFEPELKKIAAEIQDETERLTTVPASTPEEER, encoded by the coding sequence GTGACTACTGTTCTGACCCCCGCGAGCCCGCTGACGGCCGCTGACCGCTGCGACCGCTGCGGCGCCCAGGCGTACGTACGCGTCGTGCTGCTCAGCGGCGGAGAACTGCTCTTCTGCGCCCACCACGGCCGCAAGTTCGAGCCGGAACTCAAGAAGATCGCCGCTGAAATACAGGACGAGACAGAGCGGCTGACGACCGTTCCGGCCTCTACCCCGGAAGAAGAGCGCTGA